In Selenomonas dianae, a genomic segment contains:
- the fdnG gene encoding formate dehydrogenase-N subunit alpha, translating to MNLSRRDFLKATGLSGIGLALASLGLDVGKAHAAAKEYKLTGGREFTSVCHFCGCGCGTIGYVKDGKLINLEGAADAPVNRGGLCPKGIGYGHIPNAELRPKCPMYRAPGSDHWEEISWEEAIDRAARAMKKARDENWIGQDEANGYKFMSNRTDAIGFVGGSQVNNEECYQLIKMARALGVVFIDNQTRVCHATTPPALNAAFGRGAMTGSWYNLKYAKMIWIEGSNMAECHPMAMKNVMEAKDNGAIIVHVDVRYTRTSRVADHFFQLRPGTDIAFLGALINYIIQNKKYDADYLRRNTNAFCLLRDDFDFDAGIFSGYDEKTRTYNKESWGYKLDANGKPVKAPTMATKGTVMDHLAKHFSRYTFEKASAITGMPVADIKKAAELFSTITPTVMMYALGMTQHTIGVENIRCFTIIQLLMGNIGVSGGGIDAMRGQPNVQSSTDYGIMFQYYPAYLSYPTHTDDTLAKWTHHNGTFRAKFLKNLLKAWFGDAANASNDYMFNALPIRNGTHNDSMYIMFEKAMAGIVKCVYVCGQNPQMTNANLTIVNKGLKNLDTLIVQDVFVNETAGFWERPGDNPADIKTEVIFLPAGSYLERCGSMTNSMRMLQWRMKGPDPTNDSRPDYWICDKLWKRIVSLYKDSTDPKDNTIKLLTWNYGDPEANGEAYVENIMKECNGYDLTDGHLLRGIREIRDDGTTMAGMWIFTGVFGDGVNMTKRRGQEDRGGMGIYPNYAWVWPDNIHMLYNRASCDENGKPVRPGQKLVWWDEEKGMWDGYDVPDVADRTQGPNTPGGQKPFRMNAEGFARLFAAEHSDVENGETRDHSYVPVDGPMPEFYEPVESPTKNVMNEGQKTEFNPCVIYPRIPELQKIGTPDKYPYVLCSSSLTEHWCSGTITRNIPYLNELVKEPFVEISEQLAAKLGIRGGDRVRVSTTRSAIEVKAMVTKRAQPLMVNGKETHMIWMPYNWGFKGLSKGPSTNYLTIDALDPNVQEQEFKACLANVERV from the coding sequence ATGAACCTTAGCAGACGTGACTTTTTGAAAGCCACCGGGCTAAGCGGCATCGGGCTGGCACTCGCGAGTCTCGGTCTCGATGTCGGCAAAGCCCATGCGGCGGCAAAAGAGTACAAGCTGACGGGCGGTCGCGAATTTACCTCCGTCTGCCACTTCTGCGGCTGCGGATGCGGCACGATCGGCTATGTCAAGGACGGCAAGCTGATCAATCTCGAAGGTGCGGCGGATGCCCCCGTGAATCGCGGCGGCCTCTGTCCGAAGGGAATCGGCTACGGGCACATCCCGAATGCGGAACTCCGCCCGAAATGTCCGATGTACCGTGCACCCGGCAGTGACCACTGGGAGGAGATCAGCTGGGAGGAGGCAATCGACCGCGCAGCACGTGCTATGAAGAAGGCACGCGACGAGAACTGGATCGGTCAGGACGAGGCGAACGGCTACAAGTTCATGAGCAACCGCACGGATGCCATCGGCTTTGTCGGCGGCTCGCAGGTCAACAACGAGGAGTGCTACCAGCTCATTAAGATGGCGCGTGCGCTCGGCGTTGTATTTATCGACAACCAGACACGCGTCTGCCATGCGACGACACCGCCGGCGCTCAATGCGGCATTCGGGCGCGGTGCAATGACGGGCTCGTGGTACAACCTCAAGTACGCGAAGATGATCTGGATCGAAGGCTCGAACATGGCGGAGTGTCATCCGATGGCGATGAAGAACGTCATGGAGGCAAAGGACAACGGTGCCATCATCGTTCATGTCGACGTGCGCTATACCCGTACCTCACGCGTGGCGGATCATTTCTTCCAGCTTCGTCCCGGCACAGACATCGCATTCCTCGGAGCACTTATCAATTATATTATTCAGAACAAGAAATACGATGCCGACTATCTGCGCCGGAATACGAACGCCTTCTGCCTCCTGCGCGACGACTTTGACTTCGATGCGGGCATCTTCTCAGGCTATGACGAGAAGACGCGCACCTATAACAAGGAGTCGTGGGGCTACAAGCTCGACGCGAACGGCAAGCCCGTAAAAGCGCCTACGATGGCGACAAAGGGCACGGTCATGGATCACCTTGCGAAGCATTTCTCACGCTACACGTTCGAGAAGGCATCGGCGATTACGGGGATGCCTGTGGCGGACATCAAGAAGGCGGCGGAGCTCTTCTCGACGATTACGCCGACCGTCATGATGTATGCACTCGGCATGACGCAGCACACCATTGGCGTGGAGAACATCCGCTGCTTTACGATCATCCAGCTGCTCATGGGCAACATCGGTGTTTCGGGCGGCGGCATCGACGCGATGCGCGGACAGCCGAACGTCCAGTCCTCGACGGACTACGGCATTATGTTCCAGTATTATCCTGCGTACCTCTCCTATCCGACGCATACGGATGATACGCTTGCAAAGTGGACGCATCACAACGGCACGTTCCGTGCAAAGTTCCTGAAGAACCTGCTCAAGGCATGGTTCGGCGATGCCGCAAACGCCTCGAACGATTACATGTTCAATGCGCTGCCGATCCGCAACGGCACGCACAACGACTCCATGTATATCATGTTTGAAAAGGCGATGGCGGGCATTGTCAAGTGCGTCTACGTCTGCGGACAGAACCCGCAGATGACGAACGCGAACCTCACGATTGTCAACAAGGGGCTCAAGAACCTCGATACGCTCATCGTGCAGGATGTCTTTGTCAACGAAACAGCAGGGTTCTGGGAGCGTCCGGGTGACAATCCGGCGGACATCAAGACCGAGGTCATCTTCCTGCCGGCGGGATCCTACCTTGAGCGCTGCGGCTCGATGACGAACTCCATGCGTATGCTTCAGTGGCGCATGAAGGGCCCCGATCCGACGAACGACTCGCGCCCCGACTACTGGATCTGCGACAAACTCTGGAAGCGCATCGTCTCGCTCTACAAGGATTCGACCGATCCGAAGGACAACACGATCAAGCTGCTCACATGGAATTACGGCGACCCCGAGGCAAACGGGGAGGCGTACGTCGAGAACATCATGAAGGAGTGCAACGGCTACGATCTGACCGACGGACATCTCCTGCGCGGCATCCGCGAGATCCGCGACGACGGCACGACGATGGCGGGGATGTGGATCTTCACGGGCGTGTTCGGCGACGGTGTCAATATGACAAAGCGACGCGGCCAGGAGGATCGCGGCGGTATGGGCATCTACCCGAACTACGCGTGGGTCTGGCCCGACAACATCCATATGCTCTACAACCGTGCCTCCTGCGACGAGAACGGCAAGCCCGTCCGTCCGGGGCAAAAGCTCGTCTGGTGGGATGAGGAGAAGGGCATGTGGGACGGCTACGATGTTCCTGACGTTGCCGACCGCACGCAGGGACCGAATACGCCCGGCGGGCAGAAGCCGTTCCGCATGAACGCCGAGGGCTTTGCACGTCTGTTTGCCGCAGAGCACAGCGATGTGGAGAACGGTGAGACACGCGATCATTCCTATGTACCTGTGGATGGTCCCATGCCCGAGTTCTACGAGCCGGTCGAAAGCCCGACGAAGAATGTGATGAACGAGGGGCAGAAGACCGAGTTCAACCCCTGCGTCATCTACCCGCGTATTCCGGAACTGCAGAAGATCGGAACGCCGGACAAGTATCCGTACGTCCTCTGTTCCTCCAGTCTGACGGAGCATTGGTGCTCGGGTACGATTACGCGCAACATTCCGTACCTCAACGAGCTGGTCAAGGAGCCGTTTGTCGAGATCTCGGAGCAGCTTGCTGCAAAGCTTGGCATTCGCGGCGGCGATCGCGTCCGCGTCAGCACGACGCGCTCGGCAATCGAGGTCAAGGCGATGGTCACGAAGCGCGCACAGCCACTTATGGTCAACGGGAAAGAGACCCATATGATCTGGATGCCCTACAACTGGGGCTTCAAGGGGCTCTCGAAAGGTCCCTCGACGAACTATCTCACCATCGACGCGCTTGATCCGAACGTGCAGGAGCAGGAGTTCAAGGCCTGCCTTGCCAACGTCGAAAGGGTCTGA
- a CDS encoding penicillin-binding protein, whose product MKNVRATVQGRIGYVALWMFVVLVVLTFRYAYLQVVQGDSLAQRMRDQSGYEYRIQSLRGAILDRNGKELAVSSMTKSLFIDPNHVYEEHDPAQIAADIAPLIGLTEQEVLDDIAVGGGFVWVKRRLEHTEYEAVRAVIREKGYSDCLGFQNEAKRYYPNDALAANVLGFVGTDDEGLDGVEQALDPLLKGEVREERITVDGQRRPILDSIFLGRRTYRGDYCKSATLTIDSTIQFMVEQELDRAMAENIPSSITAIVMDPKTGEILAMASRPSYNPNRFWDYPAENWKNRAVAFNYEPGSTFKAIVAGAALQEGIVTPNQVFYDPGYVMVSGRRIQNWSNESYGAVTFTDIVKNSLNTGFAQVGLSLGAEKLMHYTRVFGFGEKTGIDLPGEEEGLLFKPEEMRDSDIATTAIGQSIAVTPLQLVTAMSAIANGGTLMRPYIVRAIKNPDGSIYEERGPQEIRETLQKTVNRTLIGLLEQVVATGGGAKAGVKGYRIAGKTGTAQKIRLDATGYLDGRYIASFCGFAPVEDPLFTVLVMIDDPRGGNFYGGQIAAPVASRIFAQLLRYAHVEPSSNPFTQEEQEKSGASARTNAEEKRMEAVATPPEGKALVPNFIGLSMREAARLAEQRGLFFESEGTGAAVSQSLSVNDIVEQGTRVKVYFAPT is encoded by the coding sequence ATGAAAAATGTTCGTGCGACGGTGCAGGGGCGGATTGGGTATGTTGCCCTCTGGATGTTTGTCGTTCTCGTTGTACTGACCTTTCGCTATGCCTATCTGCAAGTGGTGCAGGGGGATTCCCTCGCGCAGCGGATGCGGGATCAGAGCGGCTACGAGTACCGCATCCAGTCGCTGCGTGGTGCGATTCTCGACCGAAACGGCAAGGAACTCGCTGTCAGCAGCATGACGAAGTCTCTCTTTATCGACCCGAACCACGTCTATGAGGAGCACGACCCCGCACAGATCGCCGCAGACATTGCACCGCTCATCGGGCTGACCGAGCAGGAGGTTCTCGACGACATCGCCGTCGGCGGCGGCTTCGTCTGGGTCAAGCGGCGGCTCGAACACACGGAGTACGAAGCGGTGCGCGCCGTCATCCGTGAGAAGGGCTACAGTGACTGCCTCGGCTTTCAGAACGAGGCAAAGCGCTACTATCCGAACGATGCCCTCGCTGCCAACGTGCTCGGTTTTGTCGGTACGGACGACGAGGGGCTGGACGGCGTGGAGCAGGCGCTTGATCCCCTGCTCAAAGGCGAGGTGCGCGAGGAGCGCATCACCGTTGACGGACAGCGGCGGCCGATCCTCGACTCCATCTTTTTGGGACGGCGCACCTATCGCGGCGACTACTGCAAGTCCGCAACACTCACGATTGACAGCACGATACAGTTCATGGTGGAGCAGGAACTCGACCGCGCCATGGCGGAAAACATTCCGTCCTCCATCACGGCGATTGTCATGGATCCGAAGACGGGGGAGATCCTTGCCATGGCATCACGCCCCTCATACAATCCCAACCGCTTCTGGGACTACCCTGCCGAGAACTGGAAGAACCGTGCGGTCGCCTTCAACTATGAGCCTGGCTCGACGTTCAAGGCAATCGTTGCGGGAGCTGCACTCCAGGAGGGCATCGTCACGCCGAATCAGGTCTTTTACGATCCGGGCTATGTCATGGTCTCGGGACGGCGCATCCAAAACTGGAGCAACGAGAGCTACGGCGCAGTCACCTTTACGGATATTGTCAAGAACTCGCTCAACACGGGCTTTGCACAGGTCGGATTATCCCTTGGCGCGGAGAAGCTGATGCACTACACGCGCGTCTTTGGGTTCGGTGAGAAGACGGGCATCGACCTGCCGGGCGAGGAGGAGGGGCTGCTTTTCAAACCGGAGGAGATGCGCGACTCGGACATCGCAACCACCGCCATCGGACAGAGCATCGCCGTGACCCCCTTGCAGCTCGTGACGGCGATGTCGGCGATTGCGAACGGCGGTACGCTCATGCGCCCCTATATTGTCCGCGCCATCAAAAATCCCGACGGCTCGATCTATGAGGAGCGCGGTCCGCAGGAGATCCGTGAAACGCTGCAAAAGACAGTCAACCGTACGCTCATCGGTCTCTTGGAACAGGTCGTTGCGACAGGCGGCGGGGCGAAGGCGGGGGTCAAGGGCTACCGCATCGCGGGCAAGACCGGCACGGCACAGAAGATCCGCCTCGATGCCACCGGTTATCTGGACGGTCGTTATATCGCCTCGTTCTGCGGCTTTGCCCCCGTGGAGGACCCGCTCTTTACCGTACTCGTCATGATCGACGACCCGCGCGGCGGCAATTTCTACGGCGGTCAGATCGCTGCACCGGTCGCCTCACGCATCTTTGCGCAGCTCCTGCGCTATGCGCACGTCGAGCCGTCGAGCAACCCGTTTACACAGGAAGAACAGGAGAAATCCGGCGCATCCGCCCGCACGAATGCCGAGGAGAAACGCATGGAGGCGGTCGCAACGCCGCCCGAGGGCAAGGCGCTCGTGCCGAACTTCATCGGACTCTCCATGCGCGAGGCGGCACGCCTTGCCGAGCAGCGCGGCCTTTTCTTTGAGAGCGAGGGGACGGGCGCCGCCGTATCGCAGAGCCTCAGTGTGAATGATATTGTCGAGCAGGGGACGCGTGTAAAAGTTTATTTTGCGCCGACATGA
- a CDS encoding PTS sugar transporter subunit IIA, with protein MVGVIVCGHGNLPQEFVRAAEMICGMQKNICAVSFQMWEDPCLVQERYEEAIEELDCTDGVLFLCDLFGGTPFNEASRLVATDETYGIVTGLNLPLLIDILTSRRKLNGSMAMRDLLAEVKRLAHEGIASLHMDDLDAEDMASGVAS; from the coding sequence ATGGTAGGAGTTATCGTATGTGGGCACGGAAATCTGCCGCAGGAATTCGTGCGCGCCGCCGAGATGATCTGTGGCATGCAGAAGAATATCTGTGCCGTTTCTTTCCAAATGTGGGAAGACCCCTGTCTTGTCCAGGAGCGGTACGAGGAGGCGATTGAGGAGCTGGACTGTACGGACGGCGTTCTCTTCCTCTGTGATCTGTTTGGCGGGACACCGTTTAACGAGGCAAGCCGACTGGTCGCCACGGATGAGACCTACGGCATTGTTACGGGGTTGAACCTTCCCCTCCTGATTGACATTCTTACCTCCCGGCGCAAGCTGAACGGATCCATGGCGATGCGTGATCTCTTGGCGGAGGTAAAGCGTCTTGCACATGAGGGAATTGCGAGTCTGCATATGGATGATCTCGATGCAGAGGATATGGCGAGTGGAGTCGCCTCCTAG
- a CDS encoding formate dehydrogenase accessory protein FdhE, whose translation MKAKKIDPMKSFLKKYPFLQESERIYRFVDEAIGTPEPIQLPERAVRKTMTEKLPILQQETYHRRMARAVYLMQEEVFARIAEAEVPPLMQESAREYLAVLKKLRKSEKEEFITAVLTQNKAAFAALCEQHALNEGFIRSTIWRIIAHLTPPALKEPETWAPDADRPAFRENFCPVCGRRPVVADLRKHREGRIRHLVCGGCGTRWIYARVGCVYCGNTNLEKMHTLEPEHDSSMRLDICDVCDSYIKTYRGPVDGSPEDAIYRQDWASVHLDLLAEEKGLHKKGNPILE comes from the coding sequence ATGAAAGCCAAGAAAATTGATCCGATGAAGAGCTTCCTCAAGAAGTATCCGTTCCTGCAGGAAAGCGAGCGGATCTACCGCTTCGTCGATGAGGCGATCGGCACGCCGGAGCCCATCCAACTGCCTGAACGCGCCGTCCGAAAGACGATGACGGAGAAGCTGCCCATCTTGCAGCAGGAGACCTACCACCGCCGCATGGCGCGTGCGGTCTACCTCATGCAGGAGGAGGTGTTCGCCCGCATCGCCGAGGCGGAGGTTCCACCGCTCATGCAGGAGTCGGCACGCGAATATCTCGCCGTACTGAAGAAGCTGCGCAAGAGTGAAAAGGAAGAGTTCATCACAGCAGTTCTCACGCAGAATAAGGCTGCGTTTGCGGCGCTGTGCGAACAGCACGCACTCAACGAGGGCTTTATCCGCAGCACGATCTGGCGCATCATCGCACATCTTACGCCGCCTGCGCTCAAAGAGCCTGAGACATGGGCTCCCGATGCCGACCGGCCGGCGTTCCGCGAGAACTTCTGCCCCGTCTGCGGGCGCAGACCCGTGGTCGCGGATCTCCGCAAACACCGCGAGGGGCGCATCCGCCACCTCGTCTGCGGCGGATGCGGTACACGCTGGATCTACGCACGCGTCGGCTGCGTCTACTGCGGCAACACGAATCTGGAGAAGATGCACACCCTTGAGCCGGAGCATGACAGTTCCATGCGGTTGGACATCTGCGATGTCTGCGACAGCTACATCAAGACCTACCGCGGCCCCGTGGACGGCAGTCCTGAGGATGCGATCTACCGGCAGGACTGGGCGAGCGTTCATCTTGATCTCCTCGCCGAGGAGAAGGGGCTTCATAAAAAGGGCAACCCGATACTGGAATAA
- the cysK gene encoding cysteine synthase A: MAYVYQSVTELIGRTPLLAAKSFAKAHDLPANLVVKLEYFNPAGSVKDRIAVGMIEQAERDGKIAPGATLIEPTSGNTGIGIAAVAAARGYHAILTMPETMSVERRNLLKAYGAEIVLTDGTQGMKGAIARAEELQKEIPNSFILSQFENPANPAVHEHTTGPEIWEDTDGDVDAFVAGVGTGGTVSGIGRYLKSKNPSVHVVAVEPEDSPVLAGGKPGPHKIQGIGAGFIPATLDTKVYDEVIQVKNEDAFTYGREFARREGALIGISSGAALAAAVELARRPDFAGKTIVALLPDGGDRYLSTELFLDK; the protein is encoded by the coding sequence ATGGCGTATGTATATCAGTCGGTGACGGAACTCATCGGGCGTACCCCGCTGCTCGCAGCAAAGTCCTTTGCAAAGGCACACGACCTTCCGGCGAATCTCGTGGTGAAGCTGGAGTATTTCAACCCTGCGGGATCTGTGAAGGATCGCATCGCGGTGGGGATGATCGAGCAGGCGGAGCGTGACGGCAAGATCGCACCGGGCGCGACGTTGATCGAGCCGACGAGCGGCAATACGGGGATCGGTATCGCTGCGGTTGCGGCAGCGCGCGGCTATCACGCGATCCTCACGATGCCGGAAACGATGAGCGTGGAGCGGCGCAATCTCCTGAAGGCATACGGTGCGGAAATCGTGCTGACGGACGGCACGCAGGGGATGAAGGGCGCGATTGCACGCGCTGAGGAGCTGCAGAAGGAGATCCCGAACTCGTTCATCCTGTCGCAGTTCGAGAATCCTGCAAATCCTGCCGTGCATGAGCATACGACAGGGCCTGAGATCTGGGAGGACACGGACGGCGATGTGGATGCCTTCGTAGCGGGGGTCGGTACGGGCGGTACGGTTTCCGGCATCGGACGCTATCTGAAGAGCAAAAACCCCTCCGTACACGTCGTTGCTGTCGAGCCGGAGGACTCGCCCGTTCTTGCGGGCGGCAAACCGGGACCGCACAAGATCCAAGGCATCGGGGCGGGATTTATCCCTGCGACCCTCGATACCAAGGTTTACGACGAGGTCATTCAAGTGAAGAACGAGGATGCCTTTACTTACGGCAGGGAATTTGCCCGTCGTGAGGGGGCGCTCATCGGCATCTCCTCGGGCGCTGCGCTTGCAGCGGCGGTGGAGCTTGCCCGCCGTCCGGACTTCGCGGGCAAGACGATTGTCGCACTCCTGCCCGACGGCGGCGACCGCTATCTCTCGACGGAACTGTTTCTCGATAAATAA
- a CDS encoding 4Fe-4S dicluster domain-containing protein, producing MTQEIAMLHDMSRCTACRGCMVACKQWHDLPPDMDTPFEGQYQSHKDLSSRVYTLIQMKERVDDKGKFHWDFFKKNCFHCGDPACAKGCPENAISRNENGTVVIDESKCVGCHYCEHNCPWHIPKIDEIRHKSTKCDLCYDRIAHGYETTGEILKPACAKTCTAHALEFGTIEEMKQLAAERLAMIQPKHPNANIYCPEGVGGTHMIYVLPDKPEVFGLPANPVTPLSIDLWKAGRTFTKLAIGGAAAGIVGAMVLSKMVKSSAKNAAKEQEKG from the coding sequence ATGACACAGGAAATCGCAATGCTGCATGATATGTCGCGTTGCACCGCGTGTCGCGGATGTATGGTGGCGTGCAAGCAGTGGCACGATCTGCCGCCCGATATGGATACCCCGTTTGAAGGACAGTACCAGTCGCACAAGGATCTCAGCTCACGCGTTTATACGCTCATTCAGATGAAGGAGCGCGTTGACGACAAGGGGAAATTCCACTGGGATTTCTTCAAGAAGAACTGCTTCCACTGCGGCGATCCCGCCTGCGCGAAGGGCTGCCCCGAGAACGCCATCAGCCGCAACGAGAACGGCACCGTCGTCATCGACGAGTCCAAATGCGTCGGCTGCCATTACTGCGAGCACAACTGTCCGTGGCACATCCCCAAGATCGATGAGATCCGTCACAAGTCCACGAAATGCGATCTCTGCTACGACCGCATCGCGCACGGATATGAAACGACGGGCGAGATCCTAAAGCCCGCGTGCGCCAAGACCTGCACGGCGCACGCACTGGAGTTCGGTACCATCGAGGAGATGAAGCAGCTCGCTGCCGAGCGGCTCGCGATGATTCAGCCGAAACATCCGAATGCAAACATCTACTGTCCCGAGGGGGTCGGCGGTACGCACATGATCTACGTCCTGCCCGACAAACCCGAGGTGTTTGGCCTCCCGGCAAACCCCGTTACGCCGCTCTCCATCGACCTCTGGAAGGCAGGCCGCACCTTTACGAAACTCGCCATCGGCGGCGCAGCCGCAGGGATCGTCGGCGCTATGGTGCTCAGCAAGATGGTTAAATCGAGTGCCAAGAACGCGGCGAAGGAACAGGAGAAGGGGTGA
- a CDS encoding formate dehydrogenase subunit gamma, with protein MLINKKFVPRHQKTFALCHWLNAFAFFMLFLTALPLYADTFRFMYDIFGDKTLMYAHRVFGVIFIATPIIGFFIAREGYMTMIKEVFRFGKKDMEFMQKFPIELMGKDPHMPPQGFYNGGEKMNIALQLALALVIALSGVILWMGDSILPATITALAIPVHSIAAAVCFAAALGHIYLAAGVNPDSLHGMKDGTIKASYAAHHHGAWVNELIAQGVVTREEIAQAEKEDHH; from the coding sequence GTGTTGATCAACAAGAAATTTGTTCCGCGTCATCAGAAGACATTTGCTCTCTGTCACTGGCTGAACGCATTTGCGTTCTTCATGCTCTTCCTCACGGCTCTGCCGCTGTATGCGGATACGTTCCGTTTCATGTACGACATCTTCGGCGACAAGACGCTCATGTATGCACACCGCGTGTTCGGCGTCATCTTCATCGCCACCCCGATCATCGGCTTCTTCATCGCACGTGAGGGCTACATGACGATGATCAAGGAAGTGTTCCGCTTCGGCAAGAAGGACATGGAGTTCATGCAGAAGTTCCCGATCGAGCTGATGGGCAAGGATCCCCATATGCCGCCGCAGGGCTTCTACAACGGCGGTGAGAAGATGAACATCGCGCTTCAGCTCGCCCTCGCCCTCGTCATTGCCCTCTCGGGTGTGATCCTCTGGATGGGCGACAGCATCCTGCCCGCGACCATCACCGCGCTTGCGATTCCTGTACACAGCATCGCGGCTGCGGTCTGCTTTGCCGCCGCCCTCGGGCACATCTACCTTGCTGCGGGGGTCAATCCCGACTCCCTGCACGGGATGAAGGACGGCACGATCAAGGCATCCTACGCGGCACATCACCATGGTGCATGGGTCAACGAACTCATCGCGCAGGGGGTTGTCACACGCGAGGAGATCGCGCAGGCAGAGAAGGAAGATCATCACTGA